One stretch of Plutella xylostella chromosome 15, ilPluXylo3.1, whole genome shotgun sequence DNA includes these proteins:
- the LOC105392703 gene encoding ribonuclease H2 subunit B yields MTTRSKKKPPTDDTKKTIMKRVENSWILIAKDSLLENSNFSIVTLPHPSHGEPTKYCLDDDHSKMFEVVTFDEPHRSWFIGDTVKSDGSLLICSPVNPIFLVLPRLKEQCSNRAVPLEDLLSEKGFDKIIDFIPDLDKVADLKGPADIKAYKYNEEKTLSWLEQRVRRVATVLKDKNIHVRSGAVSATFIASQVDGEAINEEFYLKYAHGLVSEYLQDDLMEALEKRFNFTPELVETLAKKRKSEAQSHSPNKKTKHDTSVEDLKESSILSPTQNLPDLKKQKPISAKEKARQKAASGTKTISSFFTKK; encoded by the exons ATGACTACTAGGTCCAAAAAGAAGCCTCCAACTGATGATACTaagaaaactattatgaaaCGGGTTGAGAATTCATGGATTTTAATTGCTAAAG ACTCATTGTTGGAAAACAGCAACTTCAGCATTGTAACTCTACCCCACCCCTCCCATGGTGAGCCCACAAAATATTGCTTGGACGATGATCATAGCAAAATGTTTGAAGTGGTCACATTTGATGAACCACACCGGTCATGGTTCATTGGTGATACCGTCAAGTCTGATGGGAGTTTACTCATCTGTTCACCGGTCAACCCAATATTTCTTG ttCTTCCTCGATTGAAAGAACAGTGTTCCAACAGAGCAGTGCCATTGGAAGACTTATTGTCTGAAAAGGGGTTTGACAAAATCATAGACTTCATACCAGACTTAGATAAAGTGGCAGACTTAAAG GGTCCTGCTGACATAAAAGCATACAAATACAATGAAGAGAAAACACTAAGTTGGCTGGAGCAGAGAGTGAGGCGAGTGGCAACAGTTCTTAAAGACAAGAACATTCATGTCAGGTCCGGTGCTGTTTCAGCCACATTTATAGCAAGCCAAGTGGATGGAGAGGCTATAAATGAAG AGTTCTACCTCAAATATGCCCATGGACTTGTATCTGAATATCTTCAAGATGATCTGATGGAGGCGCTGGAAAAGCGGTTTAATTTCACGCCGGAATTAGTAGAAACATTAGCAAAGAAGAGGAAATCAGAAGCACAGTCACACAGccctaataaaaaaactaagcaTGATACTTCAGTTGAAGATTTAAAAGAAAGTAGTATTTTGAGTCCAACACAGAACTTGCCTGATCTCAAGAAACAGAAACCCATATCTGCTAAAGAAAAGGCGAGGCAAAAAGCTGCCAGTGGAACCAAGACCATATCATCCTTCTTTACGAAAAAATaa
- the LOC105392702 gene encoding replication factor C subunit 4: MQAFLKTGKISNNDKPTSSGVKTSGKKKPPAPWVEKYRPKTIDDIVDQGEVVQVLRECLSGGDLPHLLFYGPPGTGKTSAILAAARQLFGDISRDRVLELNASDERGIQVIRDKVKSFAQLTVSSSRPDGRPCPPYKLVILDEADSMTNAAQAALRRTMERETRTTRFCLICNYVSRIIPPITSRCSKFRFKPLAKENVIKRLRDICEAEGVEVGDGEVLHQAVDTCEGDLRRALTAMQCCQRLIGKITAEGLVEVTGLVPEKLVEEYLNIKNYNELEKFVEMFLMEAYSASQLLEQLSAAVVTSGHLTNKQKCTISEKLAVCSHRLLDGGAEVMQLTDLGCTIIMANNNP; encoded by the exons ATGCAGGCGTTTTTAAAGACTGGAAAGATATCTAACAATGATAAGCCGACATCATCAGGAGTTAAAACTTCTGGTAAAAAGAAGCCACCTGCGCCATGGGTTGAGAAATA TCGGCCGAAAACGATCGATGATATCGTCGATCAGGGTGAGGTAGTGCAAGTATTACGAGAGTGTTTGTCTGGCGGGGACCTGCCACACTTGTTGTTCTACGGCCCCCCCGGCACGGGTAAGACCAGCGCCATCCTCGCTGCCGCCAGACAGCTGTTCGGAGACATCAGCCGAGACCGAGTGCTGGAGCTGAACGCGTCCGACGAGCGCGGCATTCAGGTCATCAGAGATAAGGTCAAGTCTTTCGCACAACTCACTGTGAGCAGCTCCCGGCCAGA tGGGCGGCCATGTCCACCATACAAGCTGGTGATCCTGGACGAGGCGGACTCTATGACCAATGCGGCACAAGCGGCACTGCGGCGGACCATGGAGCGCGAGACCCGGACCACGCGGTTCTGCCTCATCTGCAACTATGTGTCGAGGATCATCCCACCCATCACCAGCAGATGCTCCAAGTTCAGATTCAAACCTTTGGCTAAGGAAAATGTTATTAAGAG GCTGCGTGACATCTGTGAAGCGGAAGGAGTGGAGGTGGGCGACGGGGAGGTGCTGCACCAGGCTGTGGACACGTGCGAGGGGGACCTCCGGAGAGCCCTCACCGCTATGCAGTGTTGCCAGAGATTGATAGGAAAAATTACTGCTGAGGGACTTGTTGAG GTGACTGGCCTCGTACCTGAGAAGCTAGTGGAAGAGTACCTGAACATCAAGAATTACAATGAACTTGAAAAGTTTGTCGAAAT GTTCCTCATGGAAGCATACTCCGCGTCTCAACTGCTGGAGCAACTGAGCGCGGCCGTGGTCACCTCAGGGCACCTCACCAACAAGCAGAAGTGTACCATCAGCGAGAAGCTGGCCGTCTGCTCGCATCGCCTGTTGGACGGCGGCGCCGAGGTGATGCAGCTCACCGACCTAGGTTGTACCATCATTATGGCTAATAACAACCCTTAG